The Tenacibaculum jejuense genome includes a window with the following:
- a CDS encoding isopenicillin N synthase family dioxygenase, with protein MDRIPSVDLRDFLSEDESRKQKFIKEIGNAYETIGFVALKGHFLDTTLVDNLYAQIKKFFDLPVETKQKYEIPGIGGQRGYVSFGKESAKGKKEGDLKEFWHFGQYVENNPTLEKEYPANVNVEELPEFNEVGKQTYKMLEKTAKYVLRSLALFLNLDEEYFDNHILNGNSILRPIHYPPIQEEPKGAVRAAAHGDINLITLLMGAHGKGLQVQNHNGEWIDAIAEPDELMINVGDMLSRHSNNKLKSTIHRVVNPPKELWGTSRYSIPFFMHPVSEMKLDVLENCIDENNPKQFEDITAGEFLNERLRELGLIK; from the coding sequence ATGGACAGAATACCTAGCGTTGATCTAAGAGATTTCTTATCTGAAGATGAAAGTAGAAAGCAAAAATTTATAAAGGAAATTGGAAATGCATATGAAACTATAGGTTTTGTTGCTTTAAAAGGTCATTTTTTGGACACTACACTAGTTGATAATTTATACGCACAAATCAAAAAGTTTTTTGATTTACCTGTAGAAACTAAGCAGAAGTATGAAATTCCTGGTATTGGCGGACAACGTGGGTATGTTTCTTTTGGAAAAGAAAGTGCAAAAGGTAAAAAAGAAGGTGATTTAAAAGAATTTTGGCATTTTGGTCAATATGTTGAAAATAACCCTACTTTAGAAAAAGAATATCCTGCAAATGTAAATGTAGAAGAATTACCAGAATTCAATGAAGTTGGTAAACAAACCTACAAAATGCTGGAAAAAACTGCTAAATATGTATTACGATCTTTGGCTTTATTTTTAAATCTAGATGAAGAATACTTCGACAATCATATCTTAAATGGTAATAGTATTTTAAGACCTATACATTATCCGCCTATTCAAGAAGAACCAAAAGGAGCTGTTAGAGCTGCTGCTCATGGTGATATAAATTTAATTACACTTTTAATGGGAGCTCATGGTAAAGGATTACAAGTTCAAAACCATAACGGAGAATGGATAGACGCAATAGCTGAACCAGACGAATTAATGATTAATGTTGGAGACATGCTTTCAAGGCATAGTAACAATAAATTAAAATCTACAATTCATAGAGTAGTAAATCCTCCTAAAGAACTTTGGGGAACGTCAAGATATTCTATTCCGTTTTTTATGCATCCTGTTTCTGAAATGAAATTAGATGTTTTAGAAAATTGCATCGATGAAAACAACCCAAAACAATTTGAAGATATTACTGCTGGAGAATTCTTAAATGAACGTTTACGCGAATTAGGATTAATAAAATAG
- a CDS encoding translation initiation factor has protein sequence MDLQDQLKNLFPDHKFEEPKQEEKPDVWLQDEPLLCKYEKRKGKPITIIDGYNGAIEDFKKLAKEIKTKFSVGGSFKDDKIIIQGDYRDKIMELLKEKGFNVKRVGG, from the coding sequence ATGGATTTACAAGATCAATTAAAAAACCTTTTTCCAGATCATAAATTTGAGGAACCAAAACAGGAAGAAAAGCCTGATGTTTGGTTACAAGACGAACCTTTACTATGTAAATATGAAAAACGTAAAGGTAAACCTATTACGATTATAGATGGTTATAATGGAGCTATAGAAGATTTTAAAAAGCTAGCCAAAGAAATAAAAACTAAATTTTCTGTTGGGGGTAGTTTTAAAGATGATAAGATTATAATTCAGGGAGATTATCGTGATAAAATTATGGAACTGTTAAAAGAAAAAGGATTTAATGTTAAGAGAGTTGGTGGTTAA
- a CDS encoding DUF1835 domain-containing protein — translation MSTYLHITNGDVTTEILNNLKLDGEIITWREMLCEGKTTTDVGSEDFWKVRFDFLNSAYKVTKKTFIDFTLKEYRNLCKQNQDEIILWFDHDLFCQINLVAVVSWLKKYRKGRKITLVQTDISDNSQSRYGFSGVSKENLIKLYNERVTLSQDDIEYADYIWQLYCSDSPLRLETVHKFNPSSPFIYLTDAINAHLKRFPSMENGLNNVENTILNTANTLNLKNENELVRSLLNNQKIYGFGDIQYNNKIKELKKLFSSLNPVKLSEDGIKVLHNQLNFYRELRSDFSYLGGSKKYSYLYVNATDKLLKL, via the coding sequence ATGAGCACTTATTTACATATAACTAATGGTGATGTTACAACCGAAATTTTAAATAACTTAAAACTTGATGGTGAAATTATTACCTGGAGAGAAATGTTGTGTGAAGGAAAAACAACTACAGATGTTGGTAGTGAAGATTTTTGGAAAGTCCGTTTTGATTTTTTAAACTCTGCTTATAAAGTAACTAAAAAAACTTTTATAGATTTTACACTAAAGGAATACAGAAACCTTTGTAAACAAAATCAAGATGAAATTATTTTGTGGTTTGATCATGATCTATTTTGTCAAATTAATCTAGTTGCTGTAGTCAGCTGGCTTAAAAAATATAGAAAGGGTAGAAAAATAACTTTAGTTCAAACTGATATTAGTGATAATTCTCAAAGTAGATATGGTTTTTCTGGAGTTTCAAAAGAAAACTTAATAAAACTGTATAATGAAAGGGTAACACTATCACAAGATGATATTGAATATGCTGATTATATTTGGCAATTGTATTGTTCTGACAGTCCTTTACGATTAGAAACTGTACATAAATTCAACCCTTCTTCTCCTTTTATATATTTAACTGATGCTATAAATGCACATTTAAAACGTTTTCCTTCTATGGAAAATGGGTTAAATAATGTTGAAAATACAATTCTTAATACTGCCAATACCTTAAACTTAAAAAATGAAAATGAATTAGTTCGTTCATTATTAAACAATCAAAAAATTTATGGTTTTGGAGATATACAGTATAACAATAAAATAAAAGAGCTAAAAAAGCTTTTTTCTTCATTAAATCCTGTGAAACTTAGTGAAGATGGTATTAAAGTACTTCATAATCAATTAAACTTCTATAGAGAATTACGTTCTGATTTTTCGTATCTTGGCGGGTCTAAAAAGTACAGTTATTTGTATGTAAACGCTACAGACAAGCTACTGAAATTATAA
- a CDS encoding nucleoside phosphorylase, whose product MKIKNSELILNNDGSIYHLNLKPEHISTDIIFVGDQYRVEKVTKHFDSIEFTTQKREFKTTTGVYKGKRISVISTGIGPDNIDIVLNELDALVNIDFETREIKKNHTQLNITRIGTSGSLQDDIPVDSFLLSSHSIDLNGMLQAYDLKDIAHPDIEEAFVKQTDWSERKAYPVVIANSEELANKLSSEKTHQGITATAGGFYGPQGRVLRLQLQDPNQNSKIDNFSYQNHRITNLEMETSAIYGLSKLLGHHACSMNAILANRANGTFSENPSVVVEKLILYTLDKLVE is encoded by the coding sequence ATGAAGATTAAAAATTCTGAACTTATTTTAAATAATGATGGTAGTATTTACCATTTAAATTTAAAACCTGAACATATTTCAACAGACATCATATTTGTTGGAGATCAATATAGAGTAGAAAAAGTAACTAAACACTTTGATTCTATAGAATTTACTACTCAAAAAAGAGAATTTAAAACAACTACTGGAGTTTACAAAGGAAAACGAATTTCAGTAATTTCAACAGGTATTGGCCCTGATAATATTGATATTGTTTTAAACGAACTTGATGCCTTAGTAAATATTGATTTTGAAACTCGAGAAATCAAAAAAAATCACACTCAATTAAATATTACACGTATTGGAACTTCTGGTTCTTTACAAGACGATATTCCTGTAGACAGCTTTTTACTAAGTAGTCATTCTATAGATTTAAACGGTATGTTACAAGCTTATGACTTAAAAGATATTGCACATCCAGATATTGAAGAAGCATTTGTAAAACAAACCGATTGGTCGGAAAGAAAAGCTTATCCTGTAGTAATTGCTAATTCTGAAGAGCTAGCTAATAAATTAAGTTCTGAAAAAACTCATCAAGGAATTACAGCTACTGCTGGTGGTTTTTACGGACCTCAAGGAAGAGTTTTACGATTACAACTTCAAGACCCTAATCAAAATTCTAAAATTGATAATTTTTCATATCAAAACCATAGAATTACCAATTTAGAAATGGAAACTTCAGCTATTTATGGACTTTCAAAATTATTAGGTCATCATGCATGTTCTATGAATGCAATTTTAGCCAATAGAGCAAATGGAACTTTTAGTGAAAACCCAAGTGTAGTTGTAGAAAAATTAATTTTGTATACCTTAGATAAATTAGTTGAATAA